In the Anaerolineales bacterium genome, ACTCACCAGGCGAAGGCAGGGAGCCTCATTCGGAAAAATCGCAATCCCCTATGATCGCCGGCGGATTTCCTCAATGAGCCTCTCTACCATATTCGTCGTCCAGATCAGCCGACGATGGGGATCCGGCAGCTCCATCACCGTCAATTCCTCGAGCAGGTTCGTCTCCATCTAGACCGAAAGCCGCGGAACCGTT is a window encoding:
- a CDS encoding transposase yields the protein METNLLEELTVMELPDPHRRLIWTTNMVERLIEEIRRRS